The DNA window TATGTATTTGTTTATCCTCTGCCAGAATATACCATAAATACATAATTGATAAGACTTATTTCAATATATCCAGGAATCCTTTGACAACCATATTAAGAAAAATCTCTTGATATTCTCTCTGACACGAAGCTAGTGCTGTCTTCTCCAGCAAGCTAATTCCTGTATCCCGTTATGACATGTTGGTGTGTCACAGCTATTATATTATTGTCACCAGATAAGGATCTGCTCCAATAGCTTGAGATGCGTTTCATTATAAAATAGTCCCAAAGAAGAAAATGAATGACATGCCAGCTGATTCGTCAAACGCCTTTTATCAGCTTTTTATCTCATGGAAAAACTTGGAGAGAAAATGGAAATTGATTAGGCTGAGGATGTTGTTTTCCTGTTGTGTCTGTAATTGTTTGTTCTTTGTGTTCTAGTGCTGGAGGAGACAGAAGCAGGATGGTAACATATTGTTGGTGGTAACCAGCAGCTTCTAGTTTGACGAAGGCCACCGTTGACGGCGACCCCGGACTCTTCCCCAGTGAACCCTGCTCAACCGCCCCCCAGCCATGTCTAATATAAACAATGCTCTCTGCATTGAGAACGGACAGAACGCAGACGTGTCTCTCTTACAAAAGGATAACCTTCAGAACCTGCAGAACCTGCAGAACTTGCAGAACCTCCAGGATGGTGGATTAAGCCAACTTTTGGATTATAACGCCGAGATGGAACGGTACCGCTCTTTCGCAAACTTTTACAAAACCAACGGCGCGTTCGGCCAGACGGCCAAGATCGCCCGCATCACGACCCCCATTTTCCCCAGTGCCCGGATAGGCATGTCCCCGTGGAACTGCGATAACGCCATGCTCTGGGGGAGGAAATCGGCCACAATAAACCCTAATAGGACCAGCATGCACAGGAATGACTCCCAGAGGCCGGGGAAGCATGGCGTGCCGCCAGAAACGCTACAGCAAATGGCAAATAATAATTTCCTCTCTACCTTATCCCCCGAACACTGCAGACCTTTAGCGGGAGAATGCATGAACAAGCTGAAATGCGGCGCCGGCGAAGCAGAGATAATGAATCTCCAGGAACGTGTCGGAACTTTTTCCGCCATTCCGGCTTTAGGGGGCATCTCATTACCTCCCGGGGTCATCGTCATGACAGCCCTTCACTCCCCCGCAGCCTCGGCAGCCGTTACAGACAGTGCGTTTCAAATTGCCAATCTGGCAGACTGCCCACAGAATAATTCCTCGGCGTCCGGCGGGAACCCGGCGAAGAAGAAAAGGAAGCGGTGCGGGGTGTGCGCGCCCTGCCGGCGGCTAATCAACTGCGGCGTGTGCAGCAGTTGTCGGAACCGTAAGACGGGCCACCAGATCTGC is part of the Oncorhynchus clarkii lewisi isolate Uvic-CL-2024 chromosome 10, UVic_Ocla_1.0, whole genome shotgun sequence genome and encodes:
- the LOC139419724 gene encoding CXXC-type zinc finger protein 4 isoform X1 — protein: MSNINNALCIENGQNADVSLLQKDNLQNLQNLQNLQNLQDGGLSQLLDYNAEMERYRSFANFYKTNGAFGQTAKIARITTPIFPSARIGMSPWNCDNAMLWGRKSATINPNRTSMHRNDSQRPGKHGVPPETLQQMANNNFLSTLSPEHCRPLAGECMNKLKCGAGEAEIMNLQERVGTFSAIPALGGISLPPGVIVMTALHSPAASAAVTDSAFQIANLADCPQNNSSASGGNPAKKKRKRCGVCAPCRRLINCGVCSSCRNRKTGHQICKFRKCEELKKKPGSSLEVGPCFPRLVPDLLTKTLGVGYTAWDQRTPVNNGEAFRWFF
- the LOC139419724 gene encoding CXXC-type zinc finger protein 4 isoform X2, with product MSNINNALCIENGQNADVSLLQKDNLQNLQNLQNLQNLQDGGLSQLLDYNAEMERYRSFANFYKTNGAFGQTAKIARITTPIFPSARIGMSPWNCDNAMLWGRKSATINPNRTSMHRNDSQRPGKHGVPPETLQQMANNNFLSTLSPEHCRPLAGECMNKLKCGAGEAEIMNLQERVGTFSAIPALGGISLPPGVIVMTALHSPAASAAVTDSAFQIANLADCPQNNSSASGGNPAKKKRKRCGVCAPCRRLINCGVCSSCRNRKTGHQICKFRKCEELKKKPGSSLERTPVNNGEAFRWFF